The Edaphobacter flagellatus sequence ACCATCACCTACGACCACGGCTACCTCGAAGCCAGGGCCGACCGCCTCAAAGGTGCACACATCGTCTTCGACAAGATCACCGTCACAGGCACCGAAGACCTGCTGATGGCCGCAGTCCTCGCCGATGGCGAGACCATCTTCGAGAACTGCGCCCGCGAGCCCGAAGTCACCGATCTCGCCGCCCTGCTTGTCGCCATGGGAGCCAAAATTGAAGGCGCCGGAACCTCCACCATCAAGGTGCAGGGTGTCAGCAGCCTCCATGGCGCCCGGCACCGCATCAACCCCGACCGCATCGAAGCCGGAACCTTCCTCATCGCGGGAGCCATCACCGGCGGCGACCTCAACGTCGATTCCTGCGAGCCCGCACATCTCAGCGCACTCATCTCCAAGCTCGAAGAGTGCGGCGTCAAGCTGGACGTCGGCAAAGATCACGTCCGCGTTCGCTCCGGCGCAGGCGAGCTCAAAGCTGCCGACATCTCCACCGAGGAGTATCCCGGCTTCCCCACCGACATGCAGGCCCAGTACATGGCCCTCGCCACGCAGATGGAAGGCACCTCCGTTGTTACAGAAAACATCTTCGAGAACCGATTCATGCACGTTGGCGAGCTCAACCGCATGGGAGCCAACATTACCGTGCAGGGCCGCACTGCCACCGTTCGCGGCAAGACCCCGCTGCAGTCCGCGGCCGTCATGTGCTCCGACCTCCGCGCCTCCGCCTCACTTGTCCTCGCTGCATTGGTCGCTGATGGCGAAACCATCCTCGACCGCGTTTATCACATCGATCGTGGCTACGAGCGCATCGAAGAAA is a genomic window containing:
- the murA gene encoding UDP-N-acetylglucosamine 1-carboxyvinyltransferase, with the translated sequence MDKFVVRGGNPLLGTIKVSGAKNSALPCMAAAILTEDEVILENIPQVRDIETERKLLASMGAEVELGYGRAQHRTRIKCGILSDPVAKYEIVKTMRASSLVLGPLIARTGIARVAMPGGCAIGGRPIDLHIKGLESMGATITYDHGYLEARADRLKGAHIVFDKITVTGTEDLLMAAVLADGETIFENCAREPEVTDLAALLVAMGAKIEGAGTSTIKVQGVSSLHGARHRINPDRIEAGTFLIAGAITGGDLNVDSCEPAHLSALISKLEECGVKLDVGKDHVRVRSGAGELKAADISTEEYPGFPTDMQAQYMALATQMEGTSVVTENIFENRFMHVGELNRMGANITVQGRTATVRGKTPLQSAAVMCSDLRASASLVLAALVADGETILDRVYHIDRGYERIEEKLRGVGAQIRRMGDVFGKK